The Halalkalibacter krulwichiae genome has a segment encoding these proteins:
- a CDS encoding cystathionine gamma-synthase family protein produces MNKKQIDNATKSVWAGEKDYLVHGATQVPVVHSVAYNYNDIDEWFEVAIGKRKGHIYGRNTNPTVQSFEDKIKALEHAEAATSFSTGMAAISNSLLTVLKPGDRVVSIKDTYGGTNKIFSEFLPKLDIKVTLVETGNHEEMEAEINKGCKLVYLETPTNPTVKITDLSRITKVAKSVGALVFVDNTFATPINQNPLNYGVDLVIHSATKFLGGHADALGGVICGSKNLVHDVYHYREINGATMDPMAAYLILRGMKTLKLRVEKQQENALKVATFLSNHEKVEEVFYPGLETHTHHDIAKKQMNGFGGMLSFSLKGELDAVRQFLPRLEFAHRAANLGAVETTVGPARTTSHVENTPEERAALGIPEGLVRYSAGIEDIDDLIADLKQALDAIN; encoded by the coding sequence ATGAATAAGAAACAAATTGATAATGCAACGAAATCGGTCTGGGCTGGAGAGAAAGACTATTTAGTTCATGGAGCAACTCAAGTACCTGTCGTCCATAGTGTAGCTTATAATTACAACGATATTGATGAGTGGTTTGAAGTTGCTATAGGTAAAAGAAAAGGACATATTTATGGAAGAAATACAAATCCGACAGTTCAATCATTTGAAGATAAAATCAAGGCACTTGAACATGCGGAAGCCGCTACTAGTTTTTCAACAGGGATGGCTGCAATATCCAATTCATTACTAACCGTCCTAAAACCAGGAGATCGTGTTGTATCTATTAAGGATACGTATGGAGGAACAAACAAAATATTCTCTGAATTCTTACCAAAATTGGATATAAAAGTAACGCTCGTTGAAACAGGAAATCACGAAGAAATGGAGGCTGAAATTAATAAAGGTTGTAAACTGGTTTATTTAGAGACACCAACAAATCCAACTGTGAAAATAACAGATCTATCAAGAATTACAAAAGTTGCAAAATCTGTTGGGGCATTAGTTTTTGTTGATAATACATTTGCTACGCCAATTAATCAAAATCCACTTAATTATGGTGTTGACCTTGTTATTCATAGTGCAACAAAATTTTTAGGAGGGCACGCAGATGCATTAGGAGGAGTTATTTGCGGATCGAAAAATCTAGTCCATGACGTATATCACTATCGTGAGATAAATGGGGCTACTATGGATCCGATGGCTGCTTATTTAATACTAAGGGGAATGAAAACTTTAAAACTTCGAGTTGAAAAACAACAAGAAAATGCTCTGAAAGTTGCTACATTTCTATCTAATCATGAAAAGGTTGAAGAAGTTTTTTACCCTGGATTAGAAACACATACACATCATGATATTGCGAAAAAGCAAATGAATGGTTTTGGAGGAATGCTCAGCTTCTCTCTAAAAGGAGAACTAGATGCAGTTAGGCAATTTTTACCTAGATTAGAGTTTGCTCATCGCGCGGCGAATCTTGGTGCTGTGGAAACGACGGTAGGTCCAGCAAGAACCACAAGTCATGTTGAAAATACACCTGAGGAACGTGCGGCCTTGGGCATTCCTGAAGGATTGGTTCGATATTCGGCAGGTATTGAAGATATAGACGACTTGATTGCAGACTTGAAGCAAGCCCTCGATGCAATCAATTGA
- a CDS encoding M24 family metallopeptidase: MFALEEYTKRLENVKKRMVEEGVDVLLISNPSNMYYLTNYSAWSFYVHQIMVITLEDAQPIWIGRQMDASGVAKTTWLDEHHIIAYPDYFVQSKERHPIDFVANILTEIGQSARTIGVEMDVHYFTALCYERLKHGLPNATFKDTSSLVNMVRLIKSNQEIKYMKRAGEIVERAMRAAYDCVQIGVRENEVAAAIYLAQIQGTPEFGGDYTSIVPMLPTNENTSSPHLTWTDRKYKNGDFLTIEIAGAYKRYHAPMARTMSIGNAPNEVKELSKVVEEGIEATLDFIKPGVKACDVERVWSKAIGKYGHRKSSRLGYSVGLSFPPDWGEHTVSFRPGDETILKPNMTFHLMPGIWYSDYGVEITETVRITTDGVELLTNFPRNLYEKPVLSILPDEHTS, encoded by the coding sequence TTGTTCGCATTAGAGGAGTATACAAAACGGTTGGAGAATGTCAAGAAGCGAATGGTCGAAGAAGGAGTAGATGTTCTCCTTATTTCAAACCCATCAAATATGTACTATTTAACAAATTACTCAGCATGGAGCTTTTATGTTCACCAAATAATGGTCATCACATTAGAAGATGCTCAACCAATTTGGATTGGACGACAAATGGATGCAAGTGGTGTTGCGAAAACCACTTGGCTTGATGAACATCATATCATTGCTTACCCTGATTACTTTGTTCAATCAAAGGAAAGGCATCCAATTGATTTTGTGGCCAATATACTAACAGAAATTGGTCAAAGCGCAAGGACTATTGGTGTGGAAATGGATGTCCATTATTTTACAGCTCTTTGCTATGAGCGTTTAAAACATGGCTTGCCAAATGCAACATTTAAAGATACTTCTAGTCTTGTTAATATGGTTCGACTAATTAAATCGAATCAAGAAATAAAATATATGAAAAGGGCAGGCGAAATCGTTGAACGAGCGATGAGAGCGGCTTATGATTGTGTACAAATTGGAGTTAGGGAGAATGAAGTGGCAGCTGCGATCTATCTAGCGCAAATCCAGGGAACACCAGAATTTGGTGGGGATTACACATCCATCGTACCTATGCTTCCGACGAATGAGAATACGTCTTCTCCTCATTTAACCTGGACTGATCGAAAATATAAAAACGGTGATTTTCTTACTATTGAAATTGCGGGAGCTTATAAACGCTATCATGCTCCAATGGCAAGAACAATGTCTATCGGGAACGCGCCGAATGAGGTAAAAGAACTATCTAAAGTAGTAGAGGAAGGGATAGAAGCAACACTTGACTTTATCAAGCCTGGAGTCAAAGCGTGTGACGTAGAGCGAGTGTGGAGTAAAGCTATTGGAAAATATGGACATCGTAAGAGTTCAAGGCTTGGGTATTCAGTAGGGTTAAGTTTCCCTCCAGATTGGGGAGAGCATACGGTTAGTTTTAGACCAGGAGACGAGACGATTTTAAAACCAAATATGACTTTTCATTTGATGCCTGGAATTTGGTATAGTGATTATGGTGTTGAAATTACTGAAACGGTCAGAATTACAACAGATGGAGTAGAGTTACTAACAAATTTTCCGCGCAATTTGTATGAAAAACCGGTGTTAAGCATTTTACCTGATGAGCATACGTCATAA
- the dapA gene encoding 4-hydroxy-tetrahydrodipicolinate synthase: MNFGRIVTAMVTPFNQHGQIDVEATKELVHHLITNGTDAIVVAGTTGESPTLTTEEKLLLFKTVVDTVDGQIPVIAGTGSNNTQASIELTKQAEEIGVDAIMLVVPYYNKPSQEGMYAHFSAIAEVTKLPVMLYNIPGRSVVSMSVETTIRLAQLPNIVATKEASGDLEAISSIIEQAPEGFSVYSGDDSLTLPILAIGGTGVVSVASHIVGNEMQQMVRNYQAGQVTAAAMQHRQLLPVMKTLFLAPNPTAVKAALEMKGIKAGPVRLPLVPLTVEQQQELQSVIQPSMNFFVS, translated from the coding sequence ATGAATTTTGGAAGAATCGTTACCGCAATGGTGACACCATTTAATCAACACGGACAAATTGATGTAGAAGCAACAAAGGAACTTGTACATCATTTAATAACTAACGGTACTGATGCAATAGTCGTTGCCGGTACTACGGGCGAATCCCCGACACTTACAACGGAAGAAAAGCTTCTACTATTTAAAACGGTGGTTGATACTGTCGACGGACAAATTCCCGTCATAGCTGGCACTGGGTCAAATAACACACAAGCTTCAATTGAGCTAACGAAACAAGCTGAGGAAATCGGTGTAGATGCAATCATGCTTGTCGTACCATATTATAATAAGCCATCACAAGAAGGCATGTATGCACATTTTAGCGCCATTGCAGAAGTGACTAAATTGCCAGTCATGCTTTATAATATTCCTGGACGTAGTGTGGTTAGCATGAGTGTGGAAACGACTATTCGCTTAGCACAGCTTCCAAATATTGTAGCTACAAAAGAAGCTAGCGGCGATCTAGAAGCAATTTCTTCTATAATTGAGCAAGCGCCTGAAGGCTTCTCTGTTTATAGCGGTGACGATAGTTTAACTTTACCTATTCTTGCTATCGGTGGTACTGGGGTCGTTTCAGTTGCATCTCACATTGTCGGTAATGAAATGCAACAAATGGTACGTAATTATCAAGCAGGACAAGTTACAGCTGCTGCAATGCAACATAGGCAACTATTACCAGTAATGAAAACACTTTTCCTTGCTCCGAATCCAACTGCAGTAAAAGCTGCACTTGAAATGAAAGGAATAAAAGCAGGACCAGTTCGTTTGCCACTTGTACCTCTTACTGTAGAGCAACAACAAGAACTACAATCTGTTATTCAACCGAGTATGAATTTCTTTGTGAGTTAA
- a CDS encoding aspartyl-phosphate phosphatase Spo0E family protein — protein sequence MLCVEIEQKRLEMLKSAKKYGMTAEVTVQCSQELDKLLNLIQITPLKK from the coding sequence ATGCTATGCGTAGAAATTGAGCAAAAACGATTAGAAATGTTAAAGTCAGCCAAAAAATATGGGATGACAGCAGAAGTAACTGTTCAATGTAGTCAAGAGTTGGACAAGCTCTTAAATTTAATTCAAATAACACCGTTAAAAAAATAA
- a CDS encoding helix-turn-helix domain-containing protein, with translation MLNNKELIDIANSVLGSLLRYSKERQIDLLHTFTVYHQNRGNVSQTARALNLHRQSLMYRLRKIEALTNCSLDNAEDLFILDLSTRLWLNGMETKTTE, from the coding sequence TTGCTTAATAATAAAGAGTTAATAGATATTGCTAATTCAGTACTCGGTTCTCTCCTTCGTTACTCTAAAGAAAGACAAATAGACTTACTTCATACATTTACCGTTTACCATCAAAATAGGGGAAATGTGAGTCAAACGGCTCGCGCTCTAAATTTACATCGCCAATCTTTAATGTATCGCTTACGAAAAATCGAGGCACTAACGAACTGTTCATTAGATAATGCAGAAGATCTGTTTATATTAGATTTGAGTACTAGATTGTGGTTAAACGGTATGGAAACAAAAACAACCGAGTAG
- a CDS encoding homoserine dehydrogenase — MAHKLALIGFGGVGKGFVEILRDKKMKLKKDHQIEFKIVTITDLYKGSLHHPDGLSLDEVLKAIDENGSLDAYPEQPGLIRGWNSKETIEKTNADSIVEMTYTDVKTGQPAIDHCKWAFLHKKNVVMTNKGPVALAYNDLAEQAHANGVKWFFEGAVMSGTPALRLPKMTLTGNEINKINGIFNGTTNYMLMRMEEGLEYDEALKEAQSLGYAEADPTADVEGYDVLYKVLILANVVLGIPLKREDVYCKGISTMTTDDIKEAKSLGKRWKLIGSIQKTKEGVKATVQPVMLDLDDPLAGVTGAMNAITYSCDLSGAVTLVGAGAGIKETGFAVLIDLIAIERER; from the coding sequence ATGGCTCATAAGCTCGCATTAATTGGCTTTGGAGGAGTAGGAAAAGGGTTTGTTGAGATTTTACGTGATAAAAAGATGAAGTTAAAAAAAGATCATCAAATTGAATTTAAAATTGTCACTATTACTGACTTATACAAAGGTTCACTGCATCACCCTGATGGTTTATCTCTAGATGAAGTATTAAAAGCCATAGATGAAAACGGCTCATTGGATGCCTATCCAGAACAACCAGGCTTAATCAGAGGTTGGAATAGTAAAGAAACAATCGAAAAGACAAACGCGGATTCGATTGTTGAAATGACCTATACAGATGTGAAAACAGGTCAGCCTGCTATTGATCATTGCAAGTGGGCTTTTCTGCATAAGAAAAATGTCGTGATGACGAACAAAGGACCTGTAGCTTTGGCTTATAATGACTTAGCTGAACAGGCTCATGCTAACGGTGTAAAATGGTTCTTTGAAGGAGCAGTCATGAGTGGGACACCAGCTCTGAGACTACCCAAAATGACTTTAACTGGAAACGAAATCAATAAAATTAACGGTATTTTCAATGGTACAACAAATTATATGTTAATGCGAATGGAAGAGGGACTCGAGTATGATGAAGCATTAAAAGAAGCTCAAAGTTTGGGCTATGCTGAAGCAGACCCAACCGCAGATGTAGAAGGATATGACGTGTTATATAAAGTATTAATATTAGCAAATGTTGTATTAGGTATTCCGTTAAAAAGAGAAGATGTCTACTGTAAAGGGATTTCAACCATGACAACGGATGATATAAAAGAAGCAAAAAGCTTAGGGAAACGTTGGAAGTTAATCGGTTCAATTCAGAAAACAAAAGAGGGTGTTAAAGCAACTGTGCAACCTGTAATGCTTGACCTAGATGATCCATTAGCAGGGGTTACAGGAGCGATGAATGCTATCACGTATTCTTGTGATTTATCGGGTGCTGTTACATTAGTGGGAGCTGGAGCTGGTATAAAAGAGACCGGATTCGCAGTACTCATAGATTTAATTGCAATTGAGCGAGAAAGATAG
- a CDS encoding M20 metallopeptidase family protein, which translates to MVTIEHLIKWRRDLHQHPELSFEEFKTTKYIINQLKELPGVRLQQGKELLGIETGVLAVVGDGSTPIVGLRADIDALPVKEQTGEPFQSCHEGIMHACGHDGHTAMLLGAVHYLSHLYQRGKLKGTVKCLFQPAEEAEDINGKTGAQYVLDSGALSDVESIIALHLDPELSLGNAKLKPGIVMANVDTFTLNIFGSGGHGAYPEQTIDPIWLTSMILPYFYSVTSRKVAADEPAVLSICQIIGGASTNVIPEKVTIKGTIRSYSDTAREKLVAECKRGLKLIKELGGTFTFHLHQGEPALVNNQEITKLLENILYQKGVSIHQQTFGMGGEDFSHITRIIPGAMIFLGAKDELRHTSLHQPTFSFNESVLEHGMEILVEGALAMIKRRRDHNGS; encoded by the coding sequence ATGGTTACGATTGAGCACCTGATTAAGTGGAGAAGAGATTTGCACCAGCATCCGGAACTTAGCTTTGAAGAGTTTAAAACGACAAAATATATTATAAATCAATTAAAAGAACTACCAGGTGTTCGATTACAACAAGGGAAGGAATTACTTGGTATTGAAACTGGAGTGCTGGCAGTAGTCGGAGACGGATCAACGCCTATTGTCGGCCTCCGGGCTGATATAGATGCATTACCGGTAAAGGAACAAACAGGAGAGCCGTTTCAATCTTGTCATGAAGGTATTATGCATGCCTGTGGCCATGATGGCCATACAGCGATGTTACTTGGAGCAGTTCATTATTTGTCGCATCTTTATCAAAGAGGAAAACTAAAAGGAACTGTAAAATGTTTGTTTCAGCCCGCAGAAGAAGCTGAGGATATTAATGGAAAGACTGGTGCTCAATATGTTTTAGATAGTGGTGCGTTATCTGATGTGGAATCCATAATAGCTCTTCATCTCGATCCAGAACTCTCGTTAGGGAACGCTAAATTGAAGCCAGGTATTGTAATGGCAAATGTAGACACATTTACCTTAAACATTTTTGGCTCTGGTGGTCATGGTGCCTACCCTGAACAAACAATTGATCCGATTTGGCTTACTTCAATGATCTTGCCATATTTCTACAGTGTAACAAGTCGAAAAGTTGCAGCAGATGAACCAGCAGTATTAAGCATCTGCCAAATTATTGGCGGTGCTTCGACGAATGTCATACCTGAGAAGGTTACGATCAAAGGTACAATTCGCTCTTATTCCGATACGGCAAGGGAGAAGTTAGTAGCAGAATGTAAAAGAGGATTAAAGTTGATTAAAGAATTGGGAGGTACTTTTACATTCCACCTTCATCAAGGAGAGCCTGCTCTAGTAAACAATCAAGAGATAACAAAATTGTTAGAAAACATCTTATATCAAAAAGGAGTTTCGATTCATCAACAAACCTTTGGAATGGGAGGTGAAGATTTTAGTCACATCACCAGAATAATCCCTGGAGCAATGATTTTTCTCGGCGCAAAAGATGAACTTAGACATACTAGTCTTCATCAGCCGACCTTTTCATTTAACGAGAGTGTGTTAGAGCATGGAATGGAAATTCTTGTGGAAGGAGCTCTTGCAATGATCAAAAGGAGGAGGGATCACAATGGCTCATAA
- a CDS encoding DMT family transporter, translating to MKGKSLMFTYGIVFVVMIIWGLNVVFLKVLVEAFPPVTMTAFRIMVAGIAAFSIIWFGRSMKKLTRKEWKLTLLATIFGVLCHHSFLALGLANTNASNAVLILALLPLITSIFAALFLKDHLTKWRLFGISLGFFGVLFIQGASGSWAVDLGEFYVFLAVLVQAISFIYIKKATESLDSKQMTSIMFLVGSIGLFMMSFLVEPASVTSILEAPLWVYVIFILSAILATTVGHFLFNEAIAQIGAGQAAIFNNFVPFFGLLFSALFLNENIYWYQSFGFMFITVGVLFGTGYVEKAFIKSKYPVQEKNI from the coding sequence ATGAAAGGCAAATCACTCATGTTTACATATGGGATTGTCTTTGTAGTGATGATAATTTGGGGATTGAACGTTGTCTTTCTGAAAGTACTTGTTGAAGCATTTCCTCCAGTTACAATGACAGCATTTCGAATAATGGTTGCTGGAATAGCAGCTTTTTCAATCATTTGGTTTGGTCGATCAATGAAAAAATTAACAAGAAAAGAATGGAAGTTGACTTTATTGGCCACGATATTTGGTGTTTTATGTCATCATTCTTTTCTCGCGTTAGGACTTGCGAATACGAATGCTTCCAATGCGGTTTTAATTTTAGCACTCTTACCATTAATAACTTCCATTTTTGCGGCACTATTTCTAAAAGATCACTTAACTAAATGGCGCTTATTTGGAATAAGCCTTGGATTTTTTGGAGTATTGTTTATCCAAGGTGCTTCAGGAAGCTGGGCTGTTGATCTTGGAGAATTTTATGTCTTTCTAGCTGTGCTAGTTCAAGCAATAAGCTTTATTTACATAAAAAAAGCAACAGAGTCATTGGATTCGAAACAAATGACAAGTATAATGTTTTTAGTAGGGTCAATCGGGCTTTTTATGATGAGTTTTTTAGTGGAACCAGCAAGTGTGACCTCAATATTAGAAGCTCCTCTCTGGGTTTATGTCATCTTTATCCTGTCAGCCATTTTAGCGACTACGGTAGGTCACTTTTTATTTAATGAGGCAATTGCACAAATTGGAGCAGGGCAAGCAGCGATATTTAATAACTTCGTGCCATTCTTTGGATTGTTGTTTTCCGCATTGTTTTTAAACGAGAATATTTATTGGTACCAATCATTTGGTTTTATGTTTATAACAGTAGGTGTTTTGTTTGGCACAGGTTATGTAGAAAAAGCCTTTATAAAATCAAAATATCCTGTCCAAGAGAAAAATATATAA
- a CDS encoding aldehyde dehydrogenase family protein, producing the protein MAKQIVKERMLIGGRWIAKKDSIDVYDPATSDLIATVPAASTEDVIYAISRAKEGFKRSSSLSVFERTKILQSAASYIEENADIYIQTIVLESSKTVKEARKEVRRCIETLRLSAEEAKRIEGETVAFSQMPGHEKRVGYVYRFPIGIVAAITPFNDPLNLVAHKIGPAIAAGNAVIVKPASLTPLSAIRLAEAFIHAGLPDGVLSVVTGRGEAICNPLVEHEDVRFVSFTGGYETGKEITSKAGVKKLAMELGSNSPTIVLADANIKEAVAATVEGAFGVAGQNCIGVQRIFVEESKYDDFLDRYVLATRKLKIGLKTDELTDIGPMISEKEAKRVEKWIDEAANMGATICCGGKRSKAFLEPTVLTNVPETSTISQNEVFGPVVIIEPVQSLSEAINRSNQTEYGLQAGIFTTNLEDAFTAVHQLQFGGVMINDSSDVRIDSMPFGGIKGSGIGREGVRYAIEAMTEQKVVAFKLKRSPFS; encoded by the coding sequence ATGGCGAAACAAATTGTAAAGGAGAGAATGTTAATTGGTGGTCGTTGGATAGCAAAGAAAGACTCGATTGATGTATATGATCCTGCAACGAGTGATCTGATTGCAACGGTTCCAGCGGCATCGACAGAGGATGTCATCTATGCGATTTCTCGCGCGAAAGAAGGATTTAAAAGAAGCTCTAGTTTATCTGTATTTGAAAGAACAAAGATATTACAAAGTGCCGCTTCCTATATTGAAGAAAATGCAGATATTTATATACAAACGATTGTTTTAGAAAGTAGTAAAACAGTCAAAGAGGCAAGAAAAGAAGTAAGACGCTGTATAGAAACATTAAGATTAAGTGCCGAAGAAGCAAAAAGGATAGAAGGAGAAACGGTTGCATTTTCGCAAATGCCTGGACATGAGAAGCGTGTGGGCTATGTTTACCGCTTCCCGATAGGAATTGTAGCAGCCATAACTCCTTTTAATGACCCCTTAAATCTTGTGGCTCACAAAATAGGTCCAGCCATTGCAGCGGGGAATGCAGTTATTGTTAAACCTGCTTCATTAACGCCATTAAGCGCTATTCGCTTAGCAGAAGCATTCATCCATGCTGGTTTACCAGATGGTGTTTTATCCGTTGTAACTGGAAGAGGAGAAGCGATATGTAACCCTTTAGTGGAGCATGAAGATGTACGGTTTGTTTCGTTTACGGGTGGTTATGAAACTGGAAAAGAAATTACCTCCAAAGCAGGAGTAAAAAAATTGGCAATGGAGTTAGGGTCTAATTCGCCAACGATTGTTCTGGCTGATGCCAATATAAAAGAAGCTGTAGCTGCAACAGTTGAAGGGGCTTTTGGTGTTGCGGGGCAAAATTGTATTGGCGTTCAAAGAATTTTCGTTGAGGAATCTAAATATGATGATTTTCTAGACCGATATGTCTTAGCGACAAGGAAATTAAAAATCGGTTTGAAAACGGATGAATTAACGGATATTGGCCCAATGATTTCGGAAAAAGAAGCAAAAAGAGTGGAAAAGTGGATCGATGAAGCTGCTAATATGGGGGCGACGATTTGTTGCGGAGGAAAAAGGTCAAAAGCATTTTTAGAGCCTACTGTTTTAACAAATGTACCAGAAACCTCTACTATTTCCCAAAATGAAGTATTTGGTCCTGTTGTGATTATTGAACCTGTTCAATCATTATCAGAAGCAATTAATCGCTCTAACCAAACGGAGTATGGATTACAAGCCGGAATCTTTACGACTAATTTAGAAGATGCGTTTACAGCTGTACACCAATTACAATTCGGTGGTGTTATGATAAATGACAGTAGTGATGTTCGAATTGACTCTATGCCTTTTGGAGGGATTAAAGGATCGGGTATAGGGAGAGAAGGAGTACGTTATGCAATTGAAGCAATGACTGAGCAAAAGGTTGTTGCATTTAAATTAAAAAGATCTCCATTCAGTTAA
- a CDS encoding PucR family transcriptional regulator, with the protein MSISMEQVQALDILKDSNVRTGKELLNSKFVNWVSVIETPVESFVRKNELVLTSGVGCSQNEQHLYTFVREVIDSHASALAIAIGPYVQEIPKSIIDLANEKRFILIELNWSIRFSEILEQVLELIHEEKRKYFEKIEEIRKSLLDYILSGQSLDLVAEHVSSAIECEVLIADKRGVIRGKSRNVEIDLQDNWLNFMHKQLEEDGIYHTLGDKFKWLQYSNRYALQLTIHSSGNIQGYIVVGGFGPEPFSEEEHQQWLMLLEHVTTAVAIHFLHEQAAKEAEWRLRDDFVWELSRDAIQSNESTLSRAKSLGYQINLPYICIVARPEQLKEGFHSMTHLTITFDHWLHECIRHMEEEAENIAKSMALKSMVTYQQEELIIFLEVNHPDVILQVKTYISKLRARYQFLYPTVSLTWGFRSSTGTHALLLVIKKPTELLKLGEKETDLIRCPYLLTQLPIE; encoded by the coding sequence ATGAGTATTTCAATGGAGCAAGTTCAAGCCTTAGATATTTTAAAGGATTCAAATGTTCGTACAGGAAAAGAACTACTTAATAGCAAATTTGTAAACTGGGTTTCTGTAATAGAAACTCCAGTGGAATCCTTCGTACGAAAAAATGAGCTTGTGTTAACTTCTGGAGTTGGCTGCAGCCAAAATGAACAACACCTCTATACATTTGTTCGAGAGGTTATTGATTCACATGCTTCTGCATTAGCAATTGCCATTGGACCATATGTTCAAGAAATTCCAAAGTCGATAATTGATCTTGCGAATGAGAAGAGATTCATTTTAATAGAACTTAATTGGTCGATTCGTTTTTCTGAAATTTTAGAGCAAGTACTAGAACTTATTCACGAAGAGAAACGTAAATACTTTGAAAAAATCGAAGAGATTAGAAAATCATTATTAGACTATATTTTATCCGGGCAGTCGCTCGATTTAGTTGCGGAACATGTTTCAAGTGCAATTGAATGCGAAGTATTAATTGCTGATAAGCGAGGAGTGATAAGAGGAAAATCGAGAAATGTAGAAATTGATTTACAAGATAACTGGCTTAATTTTATGCATAAACAATTGGAGGAAGATGGTATTTACCATACATTAGGCGATAAATTCAAATGGTTGCAATACTCTAATAGATATGCGTTACAATTAACCATTCACTCATCTGGAAACATTCAAGGATACATCGTAGTAGGCGGATTTGGACCTGAACCTTTTAGTGAGGAAGAGCATCAACAATGGCTTATGTTACTCGAACACGTTACCACAGCTGTTGCCATTCATTTCCTACATGAACAGGCTGCTAAAGAAGCCGAATGGCGACTTCGTGATGACTTTGTTTGGGAGCTATCACGAGATGCGATCCAATCGAACGAATCAACACTTTCTCGAGCCAAGTCTTTAGGCTATCAAATTAACCTTCCTTATATTTGTATAGTCGCAAGACCGGAACAATTAAAGGAAGGCTTTCATTCTATGACACATTTAACAATAACTTTTGACCATTGGCTGCATGAATGTATTCGCCATATGGAAGAAGAGGCAGAAAACATCGCTAAATCAATGGCTTTAAAATCTATGGTTACTTATCAACAGGAAGAGTTAATTATCTTTCTAGAAGTGAACCATCCCGATGTAATTTTACAAGTTAAAACATACATCTCTAAGCTGAGAGCACGTTACCAATTCCTTTATCCTACAGTTTCATTAACTTGGGGATTTCGAAGCAGTACGGGTACTCATGCTTTGCTACTAGTTATCAAGAAGCCAACAGAGCTCTTAAAATTGGGAGAAAAAGAAACGGACCTAATTCGCTGTCCGTATTTGCTGACACAACTGCCGATCGAATAA
- a CDS encoding kinase-associated lipoprotein B — protein MSEVKYVRAFYKTGVYIAELLDRQEEKQRALVKVLAVLKHPTQGDLHNPKMVDVPLFHQRKALAQFEKTWVPLSSLKAYEGELLDYQFSLKQATEALRQSLIEDDSDWARKSLEKLEECTAEYSF, from the coding sequence ATGTCTGAAGTGAAGTATGTACGTGCTTTTTATAAGACTGGTGTATATATTGCAGAGTTATTAGACAGACAAGAAGAAAAACAACGTGCGCTTGTCAAGGTGTTAGCTGTGTTAAAGCATCCAACTCAAGGAGATTTGCATAATCCTAAAATGGTTGATGTTCCATTATTTCACCAGCGTAAAGCATTAGCACAATTTGAAAAGACTTGGGTTCCATTATCGTCTCTTAAAGCCTATGAAGGAGAATTACTTGATTACCAATTTTCATTGAAACAGGCAACGGAGGCTTTGCGACAATCTCTAATAGAAGACGATTCAGACTGGGCGCGAAAATCTCTAGAAAAATTAGAAGAGTGTACAGCAGAATATTCTTTCTAA